In the genome of Gloeotrichia echinulata CP02, one region contains:
- a CDS encoding transposase — MLVFEAKLEGEDGQYQALDEAIRTARFVRNASLRYWMDNKGIGRYDLSKFCAVLAANIEFPWVAKLNSMARQASAERAWSAIARFLDNCKKNKPGKKGFPKFKKEQTHGSVEYKTCGWKLSDDRRYITFSDGFKAGTFKLWGTRDLHFYHRKQFKRVRVVRRADGYYCQFCIDHERVEKREPTGKTIGIDLGLNHFYTDSNGETVANPRHLRKSEKSLRRLQRRMSKTRKGSQNRIKFRNKLARKHLKVSRQRKDFAVKTARCVVRSNDLVAYEDLMVRNMIKNHRLAKSISDASWSLFREWVEYFGKVFGVVTVAVPPHYTSQNCSNCGEVVKKTLSTRTHVCPHCGYTQDRDWNAARNILEKALSTAGHVGTNASGDIDLCMGGETPPSKSGRGKRKPKERSLESPTIFGTPN, encoded by the coding sequence ATGCTGGTATTTGAGGCCAAACTTGAGGGAGAAGACGGACAGTATCAAGCGCTTGATGAAGCAATTAGAACTGCGCGTTTTGTTCGCAATGCCAGCCTTAGATACTGGATGGATAACAAGGGTATTGGGCGATACGACCTCAGTAAGTTCTGCGCTGTACTTGCGGCTAATATTGAGTTTCCTTGGGTCGCCAAGCTGAACTCGATGGCTCGTCAAGCCAGTGCTGAAAGAGCGTGGTCTGCAATTGCTCGGTTCCTTGATAACTGCAAGAAAAATAAGCCAGGAAAAAAGGGATTTCCAAAGTTCAAGAAAGAACAAACACATGGCTCTGTTGAATACAAAACTTGTGGATGGAAACTTTCTGATGACCGCAGGTATATCACTTTTTCTGATGGATTTAAAGCGGGAACTTTCAAACTCTGGGGAACCCGTGACCTGCACTTCTACCACAGGAAACAGTTTAAGAGGGTGCGGGTTGTGCGTCGTGCAGATGGCTATTATTGCCAGTTTTGCATTGACCATGAACGAGTAGAAAAGCGAGAACCAACTGGTAAAACTATTGGTATTGACCTGGGGTTAAACCACTTCTATACAGATAGCAACGGAGAAACAGTCGCCAACCCTAGACATCTTCGTAAAAGTGAAAAGTCCTTGAGACGTTTGCAACGGCGGATGTCTAAGACTAGAAAGGGTTCTCAAAATAGAATTAAGTTTAGAAATAAACTTGCTCGTAAACACCTCAAAGTAAGTCGCCAGCGTAAAGACTTTGCTGTTAAGACAGCAAGGTGCGTGGTGAGGTCTAACGACCTTGTGGCGTATGAAGATTTGATGGTGCGGAATATGATCAAGAATCATCGCTTGGCTAAGTCGATTAGTGACGCTTCATGGTCGCTGTTTCGTGAATGGGTTGAGTATTTTGGTAAGGTGTTTGGTGTTGTCACGGTTGCCGTTCCACCACATTATACCTCACAGAATTGCTCTAATTGTGGAGAGGTTGTCAAAAAGACTCTTAGCACCAGAACTCATGTTTGTCCTCATTGTGGGTATACCCAAGATAGGGATTGGAACGCAGCGCGGAACATACTAGAAAAAGCATTAAGTACGGCGGGTCACGTCGGAACTAACGCCTCTGGAGACATCGACCTCTGTATGGGTGGGGAAACTCCTCCAAGTAAGTCGGGTCGTGGAAAGAGGAAACCCAAAGAGCGATCTTTGGAATCCCCCACTATATTCGGTACTCCGAATTAG
- a CDS encoding response regulator, which yields MTTKRILVVDNEQYIQEVAKICLETVAGWEVVTANSGQDGITKAATWQPDAILLDVMMPDMDGIATFEQLQANPATKATPVILLTAKIQASDRRRYAQMGIATAIAKPFNPLELPGQIATALGWSWEN from the coding sequence ATGACAACAAAGCGAATTCTAGTGGTTGATAATGAGCAGTATATCCAAGAAGTTGCCAAAATTTGCTTAGAAACCGTCGCAGGCTGGGAAGTGGTGACGGCTAATTCTGGTCAGGATGGCATTACAAAAGCCGCAACTTGGCAACCAGATGCTATCCTCTTAGATGTGATGATGCCAGATATGGATGGCATTGCTACCTTTGAGCAGTTACAAGCAAATCCAGCAACCAAAGCAACCCCGGTGATTTTGTTGACGGCGAAAATCCAAGCTTCAGACAGGCGTCGGTATGCTCAAATGGGAATAGCAACTGCGATCGCTAAACCGTTTAATCCTTTAGAATTACCTGGTCAAATTGCTACGGCCTTGGGTTGGAGTTGGGAAAATTAA
- a CDS encoding Uma2 family endonuclease, which produces MTQSLAKSITFDDFIEWYPEKSRVRYELHDGIIIEMTPPSGDHELIVAFLAEKITLQYANLKLPYGIPKTAFIKPQNRNSAYNPDILLLNFDNLKNEPLWKKESTLTQSASIPLVVEIVSTNWHDDYHDKFAVYEKMGILEYWIVDYAALGGRKFIGNPKLPTFFVCELVDGEYQMKEFRGNSLIESPLFPQLNITVQQVFEVIL; this is translated from the coding sequence ATGACTCAATCACTAGCCAAATCAATTACCTTCGATGATTTTATTGAATGGTATCCAGAAAAATCACGAGTACGTTATGAATTGCATGATGGCATAATTATTGAAATGACCCCACCAAGTGGAGACCACGAACTTATTGTTGCGTTTTTAGCTGAAAAGATTACTTTGCAGTATGCGAATTTAAAATTACCTTATGGAATACCTAAAACAGCATTTATTAAACCGCAAAACAGAAATTCTGCCTACAATCCCGACATTTTATTATTGAATTTTGATAATCTGAAAAATGAACCGTTGTGGAAAAAGGAATCAACACTTACACAATCCGCATCAATTCCTTTAGTCGTTGAAATCGTCAGCACAAATTGGCACGATGATTATCATGATAAGTTTGCAGTTTATGAAAAAATGGGAATTCTTGAATATTGGATTGTTGATTATGCAGCACTAGGAGGTAGGAAATTTATTGGCAATCCTAAATTGCCGACATTTTTTGTATGTGAATTAGTCGATGGGGAGTATCAGATGAAAGAGTTTCGCGGTAATAGTCTGATTGAATCACCGCTTTTTCCCCAATTAAATATTACAGTACAGCAAGTGTTTGAGGTTATTTTATAA
- a CDS encoding EVE domain-containing protein — MNYWLMKSEPEVYSIVDLEQDGETIWDGVRNYQARNFLRQMQLGDLVFFYHSNTNPPVIAGLTRVVKSDISDPTQFDPTSKYYDPKSSPQSPRWHTVVVEFVEVFSHPIALSILREKFSPEELLVVKQGNRLSVIPVLESVATKILAMKDF; from the coding sequence ATGAATTATTGGTTGATGAAATCTGAACCGGAAGTCTATAGCATCGTTGACCTGGAACAAGATGGTGAGACTATTTGGGATGGTGTTCGCAATTATCAGGCTCGCAATTTTCTGCGTCAAATGCAGTTGGGCGATTTAGTTTTTTTCTATCATTCTAATACTAACCCGCCGGTGATTGCTGGGTTGACGCGTGTGGTGAAATCAGATATTTCTGACCCTACGCAATTTGACCCGACAAGTAAATATTATGATCCTAAATCAAGTCCCCAATCGCCTCGCTGGCACACGGTTGTGGTAGAATTTGTTGAGGTGTTCTCTCATCCTATCGCTTTATCAATACTTAGGGAGAAGTTTAGCCCGGAGGAGTTATTGGTGGTTAAGCAAGGTAATCGCTTATCCGTGATACCTGTTTTAGAATCTGTGGCGACAAAAATTTTAGCAATGAAAGATTTTTAG
- a CDS encoding PAS domain-containing protein produces MSVSILKTLNLPGWNYKISFEGISILAPTKRDATQIAQSYGDALSETASKINGKVRIGWRGCKHPIEFFGWMASSQMPTASQTAERILSTSGSVFCSQLHLPVDLLCRMVAAADNDRPVSIVRQDNRKQIIVNQPMADMLETPPEIATQRVMSQFWLPEDLAELEKRLQTQGRFTWTYAAGLNERAWAILTTQFEAFEVEGVWYRQGICLSTPQLVPIPPGVFAPAA; encoded by the coding sequence ATGAGTGTAAGCATTCTCAAAACCCTAAACCTACCGGGCTGGAACTATAAAATCTCCTTTGAGGGGATTTCTATCCTTGCCCCGACAAAGCGAGATGCTACACAGATAGCCCAAAGCTACGGAGATGCTCTCAGTGAAACAGCGTCAAAAATCAATGGTAAAGTACGGATAGGATGGAGAGGCTGCAAACACCCAATTGAGTTTTTTGGGTGGATGGCATCTAGCCAAATGCCAACAGCTTCTCAAACAGCCGAACGTATCTTGAGTACTTCCGGTTCAGTCTTTTGCAGCCAGTTGCATTTACCAGTAGATTTGTTATGCCGCATGGTTGCAGCCGCAGACAATGATCGCCCGGTGAGTATTGTCAGACAAGATAACCGTAAGCAAATCATTGTCAACCAGCCAATGGCTGACATGTTGGAGACACCACCAGAAATTGCCACTCAAAGGGTAATGAGCCAATTTTGGCTACCGGAAGATTTAGCAGAACTGGAAAAACGACTCCAGACCCAGGGAAGATTCACATGGACTTACGCTGCTGGACTCAACGAACGAGCCTGGGCTATTCTCACAACCCAATTTGAGGCGTTCGAGGTGGAAGGCGTTTGGTACAGACAGGGAATTTGCTTGTCAACTCCCCAGCTTGTGCCCATTCCACCAGGAGTTTTTGCTCCAGCTGCTTAG
- a CDS encoding tRNA-dihydrouridine synthase family protein — MSQLSLHKDSTALAPMQDVTNLWFMKVIAHYGSPDYFFTEYFRVNETSRLNRSILAAITENDTGRPVFAQMIGESIPDLVRTAQELCRYNIAGVDLNMGCPAPRIYRKNVGGGLLRSPETVDLILASLRQAVNDRPLTVKMRLGFENTDTFYQILDIINRHSIDLLSLHGRTVKDMYHGAVKYDLIAEAVRRVDCPVLANGNIDSATTALSVLGQTGAAGVMVGRWAIGNPWIFHQIRQALRGEPITPVPLVEVRNYIERLWQTPTAPTMPERARVGYLKMFLNYIALSVDAQGHFLRLMRQTQTEVELFKVCDRFLLAEETKTLALAPYQGV; from the coding sequence ATGTCCCAGTTATCGCTCCACAAAGACTCTACCGCTCTTGCGCCTATGCAGGATGTGACAAACCTCTGGTTTATGAAAGTCATTGCCCACTACGGTAGTCCTGACTACTTCTTCACCGAGTATTTCCGCGTCAATGAGACCTCACGGCTCAATCGTAGCATTCTGGCTGCAATCACCGAAAACGACACGGGTCGCCCCGTTTTTGCCCAAATGATTGGCGAAAGCATTCCCGACTTAGTAAGAACAGCACAGGAACTCTGCCGCTATAATATCGCTGGAGTTGATTTAAACATGGGCTGTCCAGCACCGAGAATCTATCGCAAAAATGTTGGGGGTGGATTGCTGCGCTCACCAGAAACAGTCGATCTGATTTTGGCTTCACTGCGACAAGCAGTCAACGACCGACCTTTGACCGTCAAGATGCGCCTAGGTTTTGAAAATACAGATACTTTTTACCAAATTCTCGATATAATTAATCGCCACAGCATTGATTTGCTCTCTTTGCATGGTCGCACGGTCAAAGATATGTACCACGGAGCAGTGAAATATGATTTGATTGCTGAAGCGGTTAGACGGGTTGATTGTCCAGTACTTGCCAATGGCAATATCGACTCAGCGACAACTGCACTATCAGTGCTTGGACAAACAGGCGCAGCGGGTGTGATGGTGGGACGCTGGGCGATTGGGAATCCTTGGATTTTTCATCAAATTCGGCAAGCTTTGCGAGGAGAGCCGATTACACCCGTTCCTTTGGTGGAGGTACGCAACTATATTGAGCGTTTATGGCAGACCCCCACAGCACCAACTATGCCAGAGCGAGCGCGTGTAGGCTACCTCAAAATGTTCCTCAATTACATTGCTCTGAGTGTTGATGCCCAAGGGCATTTCCTGCGACTGATGCGACAGACCCAGACTGAGGTAGAATTGTTTAAGGTCTGCGATCGCTTTCTCTTAGCTGAGGAGACGAAAACTTTAGCCCTAGCACCCTACCAAGGCGTGTAA
- a CDS encoding phosphoribosyltransferase: MPIIFRNRIEAGQMLGRQLTAYANHPDLLVLGLPRGGVPVAFEVAKLLNAPLDICLVRKLGVPGHKELAMGAIASGGIRILNEDIVNSLHISQQRIEEVAADELQELQRRDRVYRGDRPPPEVKNRTILLVDDGIATGSTMRAAIAVLRQQQPKAIIVAVPVASPTTCDELQPEVEKVLSLTTPESMYAIGAWYEDFSQTTDKEVCDLLREAQ; the protein is encoded by the coding sequence ATGCCAATAATCTTCCGCAATCGCATTGAAGCAGGTCAGATGTTAGGACGACAACTAACTGCTTATGCTAACCATCCAGATCTGTTGGTTTTAGGTTTACCCCGTGGTGGTGTACCCGTGGCATTTGAAGTGGCAAAATTATTAAATGCACCACTGGATATCTGTTTAGTTAGAAAACTCGGCGTACCTGGCCACAAAGAACTCGCAATGGGAGCGATCGCCTCAGGAGGTATTCGCATACTGAATGAGGATATTGTCAATTCCTTACACATATCTCAGCAGCGAATTGAAGAAGTTGCTGCAGATGAATTACAAGAATTGCAACGTCGCGATCGCGTCTATCGCGGCGATCGCCCTCCACCAGAAGTAAAAAATCGCACTATTCTTTTAGTCGATGACGGTATTGCCACTGGCTCGACCATGCGTGCTGCCATTGCTGTATTGCGACAACAGCAGCCCAAAGCCATTATTGTCGCCGTTCCGGTCGCATCGCCGACAACCTGCGATGAGTTACAACCAGAAGTAGAAAAAGTATTATCTTTGACAACGCCAGAGTCAATGTATGCAATCGGTGCCTGGTATGAAGACTTTTCGCAAACCACTGATAAAGAAGTGTGCGATTTGCTTCGGGAGGCGCAATAG
- a CDS encoding NUDIX hydrolase, translated as MVQKGNKVFKQSGVIPYRVQNGQIEVLLITTRDGQDWVIPKGGICNGMSPPESAAKEAWEEAGVIGQVEGHELGTYKYRKKGKTYCVKIYLLPVETLSQDYPEASERERQWLDVTKAISQIKTNSLKRILEGFLASNDYL; from the coding sequence ATGGTTCAAAAAGGCAACAAAGTATTTAAACAGTCTGGGGTAATTCCTTATAGAGTTCAAAACGGTCAAATCGAAGTTTTGTTGATTACCACCCGTGATGGTCAAGATTGGGTAATTCCCAAAGGAGGGATCTGTAATGGTATGAGTCCACCTGAGTCAGCAGCAAAAGAAGCCTGGGAAGAAGCTGGTGTGATTGGACAAGTAGAGGGTCATGAACTTGGTACTTACAAGTATCGCAAAAAAGGCAAAACTTACTGTGTGAAGATATATTTGTTACCAGTTGAGACATTGAGTCAAGATTATCCAGAAGCCAGTGAAAGAGAGCGTCAGTGGCTAGATGTTACTAAAGCCATTAGCCAGATTAAAACAAATTCACTCAAACGAATTCTCGAGGGTTTTTTGGCCTCGAACGATTATCTGTAG
- a CDS encoding glycoside hydrolase family 65 protein, with protein sequence MVNLSVHNYQQNQELITANDWNIIETKFNPQELHHQETVFTLSNGYLGTRGSFEEGYPDDFAATLINGVYDDVTIAHTELVNCPSWLPLVVQVAGDRFSMDSGEILNYERRLDLRLGILSRDVRWRSPQGHTLDFHFERFASLADQHVLAIRCQITSIDFAGEISVKLGFEPEPDTNRVKHWKTLNQGGVDKIIWLYNQTRRSEIKLGMAAKLVVEGEDAPLVSLQNADSSPTLQTTFQSTPGKTVAIEKIVTMFTSRESQIPIAAALQRLADEPRYTTLLAAHITAWDQVWQNSDIIIEGDRHAQLSVRYNLFQLLAVAPRHDDKVSIPPKTLSGFAYRGHIFWDTEIFILPLLTCTQPDLARNLLTYRYHTLPGARRKAQEAGYQGAMFAWESANTGDEVTPRWVPDANGELVRIWCGDLEVHITADVAYAVLHYWQTTEDDDWMRDYGAEIILDTAVFWESRVTWNQERHCYDIKDVIGPDENHDRVDNNAFTNVMVQWQLQSSLALWDWLKQAYPEKSAELAQQLHLTTERLHHWAEIQERLFVNQDKSSGLIEQFEGFFGLEDVNLADYEPRTTSIQGLLGIEATSKKQILKQPDVLMLLYLLRQHYDYNTLHNNWQYYSQRTDHTYGSSLGPAIHAILACDLNQPTEAYTHFLRAALVDLEDVRLNAKEGIHAASAGGVWQAVVFGFGGIRMTQFGPVACAKLPPNWTRLKFRLQWHNEWYDFDLQQTTDQIATSSAKLMASSLLRN encoded by the coding sequence ATGGTTAATCTATCTGTTCACAATTATCAACAAAATCAGGAATTGATTACAGCAAATGACTGGAACATTATTGAAACAAAATTTAATCCCCAGGAGTTACACCATCAAGAAACTGTTTTTACCCTGAGTAATGGTTATTTAGGAACGCGGGGTAGTTTTGAGGAAGGATATCCTGATGATTTTGCCGCAACACTAATTAATGGTGTGTATGATGATGTGACAATTGCCCATACTGAACTTGTCAATTGTCCTAGCTGGCTACCATTGGTGGTGCAAGTGGCAGGCGATCGCTTTAGTATGGATAGTGGTGAAATCCTCAACTATGAACGCCGATTAGACCTGCGTTTGGGTATACTTAGTCGTGATGTCCGCTGGCGATCGCCTCAAGGTCATACCCTCGATTTCCACTTTGAGCGTTTCGCTAGTCTAGCAGATCAACATGTACTCGCGATTCGCTGTCAGATTACATCTATAGATTTTGCAGGAGAAATCTCTGTCAAACTAGGCTTTGAACCGGAACCGGACACTAATAGGGTCAAACATTGGAAAACCCTAAACCAAGGTGGCGTAGATAAAATTATCTGGCTGTATAATCAAACTCGCCGATCAGAAATTAAACTGGGGATGGCTGCTAAGTTAGTGGTAGAGGGTGAAGATGCTCCACTCGTAAGCCTCCAGAATGCTGATAGTTCCCCAACCTTACAAACCACCTTCCAATCAACACCAGGAAAAACGGTGGCTATAGAAAAGATTGTCACCATGTTTACTTCACGAGAATCACAAATCCCCATCGCCGCAGCTTTACAAAGGCTAGCCGATGAACCCCGATACACAACTTTGTTAGCCGCCCACATTACCGCATGGGATCAGGTTTGGCAAAACAGTGATATTATAATTGAAGGCGATCGCCACGCACAATTGAGTGTCCGCTACAATCTGTTTCAATTACTGGCTGTAGCACCACGTCACGATGATAAAGTGAGTATTCCGCCCAAAACCCTCTCTGGTTTTGCCTATCGCGGACACATCTTCTGGGATACAGAAATTTTTATTCTCCCTTTGCTCACCTGCACTCAACCTGATTTGGCGCGTAACTTGCTTACCTACCGTTACCACACCTTACCAGGTGCTAGACGCAAAGCCCAAGAAGCTGGTTATCAAGGGGCTATGTTTGCCTGGGAAAGTGCTAATACTGGCGATGAAGTTACTCCCCGCTGGGTACCAGATGCCAATGGCGAGTTAGTTAGAATCTGGTGCGGTGATCTAGAAGTGCATATTACCGCTGATGTCGCTTATGCAGTTTTGCACTATTGGCAAACCACCGAAGATGATGATTGGATGCGGGATTATGGCGCGGAAATCATCCTAGATACCGCTGTTTTCTGGGAAAGCCGGGTGACGTGGAACCAAGAACGCCATTGCTACGATATCAAAGACGTAATTGGTCCGGATGAAAATCATGATCGCGTCGATAATAACGCTTTCACCAATGTGATGGTGCAGTGGCAGTTACAATCTAGTTTAGCATTGTGGGACTGGCTCAAGCAAGCCTATCCCGAAAAGTCAGCCGAACTGGCGCAACAACTCCACTTAACCACAGAGCGTTTACACCATTGGGCAGAAATCCAAGAGCGGTTATTTGTTAACCAAGACAAGTCTTCAGGTTTAATTGAACAATTTGAAGGCTTCTTTGGGCTTGAAGATGTCAACCTTGCTGATTACGAACCACGTACCACATCAATCCAAGGTCTGTTGGGAATTGAAGCCACAAGCAAAAAGCAAATCCTCAAACAGCCAGATGTCTTGATGCTGCTCTACTTGCTCCGACAGCATTATGATTATAACACATTGCACAACAACTGGCAATATTATAGCCAGCGCACCGACCATACCTATGGTTCCTCACTCGGACCTGCAATTCACGCCATTTTAGCTTGCGACCTGAATCAACCAACCGAGGCATATACCCACTTTTTGCGAGCAGCCTTGGTAGACTTAGAGGATGTCAGACTCAACGCCAAAGAAGGGATTCATGCAGCCAGTGCGGGAGGAGTTTGGCAAGCAGTAGTATTCGGCTTTGGCGGTATCCGCATGACGCAATTTGGACCTGTCGCCTGTGCAAAATTACCGCCCAACTGGACACGGCTGAAATTTCGCCTGCAATGGCACAACGAGTGGTATGACTTCGATTTGCAACAAACAACAGACCAAATAGCAACTTCATCTGCGAAATTAATGGCGTCATCTTTGTTACGCAATTAA
- the hisD gene encoding histidinol dehydrogenase, producing MQLLDTTDKDFSAKFNTLVSDRREATVDVSGTVRDILADVKVRGEAAVKDYTSRFDHFHPESLRLSDTFIAEQAAQCPTDVKAALKLAAARITAFHQQQLPQNIGYTDTCGVSLGLNWVALSQVGIYVPGGRASYPSSVLMNTLPAKIAGVERIVMAVPMPRGEINPAVLAAAQIAGVTEIYGIGGAQAVAALAYGTETIVPVDKIVGPGNAYVAEAKRQVFGIVGIDSIAGPSEILVVADSQNNPEWIAWDLLSQAEHDPSAQSILITDSEIFAQQVIAAVKQILPTLATKTVAAASWEQHGAVIIVNNLAASIPLLNQLAPEHVELCVDNPQQLAVQIKCAGSVFLGRYTPEAIGDYLGGPNHVLPTARSARFASGLSVYDFLKRITYLECHQQSLQEIGKAAVTLAEAEGLPAHAGSVAVRLTKPILDFIAILS from the coding sequence ATGCAACTCCTTGACACCACCGACAAAGATTTTTCAGCCAAATTCAACACACTTGTAAGCGATCGCCGCGAAGCTACAGTTGATGTGAGTGGGACAGTCCGCGATATTTTAGCTGATGTCAAGGTGCGGGGTGAGGCTGCAGTTAAGGACTATACCAGCCGTTTTGACCATTTTCATCCTGAATCTTTGCGATTAAGTGATACCTTTATTGCTGAACAAGCAGCCCAATGTCCTACAGATGTCAAAGCAGCTTTAAAATTAGCAGCGGCACGAATTACAGCTTTTCATCAACAACAATTACCCCAAAATATCGGTTATACTGATACCTGCGGCGTCAGCCTGGGTTTAAATTGGGTAGCCTTGTCCCAAGTCGGAATTTATGTCCCCGGAGGACGCGCCAGTTATCCGAGTTCTGTACTAATGAATACCCTGCCAGCAAAAATTGCTGGTGTCGAAAGAATTGTCATGGCAGTACCAATGCCTCGCGGGGAAATCAATCCCGCCGTTTTAGCAGCTGCCCAAATTGCCGGAGTTACGGAAATATACGGTATCGGCGGCGCACAAGCAGTAGCAGCTTTAGCCTACGGTACAGAAACCATTGTCCCTGTAGATAAGATTGTCGGTCCGGGTAATGCTTATGTTGCCGAAGCCAAGCGGCAAGTATTTGGTATTGTAGGGATTGATAGCATTGCTGGTCCTTCGGAAATTTTGGTGGTAGCTGATAGCCAAAATAACCCTGAGTGGATAGCCTGGGATCTATTATCGCAAGCCGAACATGATCCCAGTGCCCAATCAATTTTAATTACTGATTCCGAAATTTTTGCACAGCAAGTTATTGCAGCAGTTAAGCAAATTCTCCCTACTCTGGCTACCAAAACAGTAGCCGCAGCTAGTTGGGAACAACACGGAGCAGTAATAATAGTTAATAACTTAGCCGCAAGTATCCCCCTGCTCAACCAGCTAGCACCAGAACACGTTGAATTGTGCGTAGATAACCCACAACAACTTGCAGTCCAAATTAAATGTGCTGGTAGTGTATTTTTAGGACGTTATACCCCCGAAGCCATTGGTGATTATTTAGGCGGACCAAATCATGTACTACCTACCGCCCGTTCTGCGCGATTCGCTTCTGGCTTGAGTGTCTACGATTTTCTCAAGCGCATTACCTATTTGGAATGTCATCAACAATCATTGCAAGAAATTGGTAAAGCAGCGGTGACATTAGCAGAAGCGGAAGGTTTACCAGCCCATGCCGGTAGTGTAGCAGTGCGGTTGACCAAGCCAATTTTAGATTTTATAGCGATTCTCAGTTAA